In one Agathobacter rectalis ATCC 33656 genomic region, the following are encoded:
- the dnaG gene encoding DNA primase: MPYYSDELIEEVRSRNDIVDVIGSYVHLQKKGSTYFGLCPFHNEKTGSFSVSPNKQMYYCFGCGAGGNVFTFLMQYENFTFPEAMQELADRVGIELPKQEMTSAQRREADRRTQLLEINKEAAKYFYMLLRGPRGQRAHEYFKKRELSDETMQKFGLGYSDQYSDDLYKYLRSKGYDDEILKETGLVTIDEVRGGHDKFWNRAMFPIMDVHNRVIGFGGRVMGDGEPKYLNSPETKIFDKSRNLYGLNIARSTRKNQLLLCEGYMDVIALHQAGFDNAVASLGTALTSGHASLLKRYTNEVYLTYDSDGAGVKAALRAIPILKEVGITTKVINMRPYKDPDEFIKALGAQEYEERIKKAENSFMFQIRIMQAGYDMDDPESKTAFYNEIAKKLLGFTEELERTNYTQAVSREYSIPYDDLRKLVNSMAMKGGIVKPQTKLKSGINEKNKKEDGMKQSQKLLLTWLIEDNSLFDRIKGRISADDFTEELYHKVAKEVFSQYETTHTVNPARIVSMFTDEDEQREVAGLFNATIHQVEGKNDKATALRETVVRIKQNSIDYRSKHLAPTDMEGMMRIIEDKRALEELQKIPE, from the coding sequence ATGCCGTACTACTCTGACGAGCTTATAGAGGAGGTACGTTCGCGAAATGACATAGTCGATGTTATAGGAAGCTACGTGCATCTTCAGAAAAAGGGAAGTACCTATTTTGGATTATGCCCATTCCATAACGAAAAGACAGGATCCTTTTCCGTCTCACCGAATAAGCAGATGTACTATTGCTTCGGCTGTGGAGCCGGAGGCAATGTATTTACATTTCTCATGCAGTATGAGAACTTTACCTTCCCTGAGGCCATGCAGGAGCTTGCAGACCGTGTGGGAATTGAGCTTCCCAAGCAGGAGATGACCTCAGCACAAAGGAGGGAGGCAGACAGGCGTACACAGCTGCTTGAGATAAATAAAGAGGCTGCAAAGTATTTTTATATGCTGCTTCGTGGACCGAGAGGACAAAGGGCACATGAGTATTTCAAAAAGAGAGAGCTTTCTGATGAGACAATGCAGAAGTTCGGGCTTGGTTACTCGGACCAGTACAGTGATGATCTGTACAAGTATCTGCGCAGCAAGGGCTATGATGATGAGATACTTAAGGAGACAGGTCTTGTGACGATAGATGAGGTCAGAGGCGGGCACGATAAGTTCTGGAATCGTGCGATGTTTCCGATTATGGATGTGCACAACCGCGTCATAGGCTTTGGAGGCCGAGTGATGGGTGACGGAGAGCCAAAGTATTTAAACTCTCCGGAGACAAAGATATTTGATAAGAGCCGTAATCTTTACGGGCTTAATATAGCAAGGAGCACGAGGAAAAATCAGCTCCTTTTGTGTGAGGGCTACATGGATGTCATAGCACTGCATCAGGCGGGCTTTGACAATGCGGTGGCGTCGCTTGGCACGGCGCTCACGAGCGGACATGCCTCACTATTAAAGAGATATACCAATGAAGTGTATCTGACATATGACAGTGATGGCGCCGGGGTAAAGGCAGCGCTGCGTGCGATTCCGATACTCAAGGAGGTAGGCATCACAACAAAGGTCATTAACATGCGGCCGTACAAGGACCCGGATGAGTTTATCAAGGCGCTTGGCGCACAGGAGTATGAGGAGCGTATCAAAAAGGCTGAAAACAGCTTTATGTTTCAGATACGGATCATGCAGGCAGGCTATGATATGGACGATCCCGAGTCAAAAACCGCATTTTATAATGAAATCGCAAAGAAGCTGCTTGGGTTTACCGAGGAGCTTGAGCGGACAAACTATACGCAGGCAGTGTCCAGAGAGTACAGCATACCATACGACGACTTAAGAAAGCTCGTAAACAGTATGGCAATGAAGGGCGGTATCGTAAAGCCCCAGACAAAGCTTAAAAGTGGAATCAATGAGAAAAATAAAAAGGAGGATGGCATGAAGCAGTCGCAGAAGCTTCTCCTCACATGGCTCATAGAGGATAATTCACTTTTTGACAGGATAAAGGGGCGTATCAGTGCAGATGACTTTACCGAAGAGCTGTACCACAAGGTGGCTAAGGAGGTTTTTTCACAGTACGAGACCACGCATACAGTAAATCCGGCCAGGATAGTAAGCATGTTTACCGATGAGGACGAACAGCGCGAGGTGGCAGGGCTTTTCAATGCCACAATCCATCAGGTGGAGGGCAAAAATGACAAGGCAACCGCACTCAGGGAAACCGTTGTCCGTATCAAGCAAAACAGCATAGACTACCGCTCAAAGCATCTGGCACCTACAGATATGGAGGGCATGATGAGGATTATTGAGGATAAGCGTGCACTCGAAGAATTGCAAAAAATACCAGAATAA
- a CDS encoding NYN domain-containing protein, with the protein MGDDAELYWEMEHNPYFWDEVESCSRNNSFTENKSKKKKKTIQTKSNSTRKKVNAALFIDGENISSKKAEQIQKIANKQGVLGTEKVYGLQKDECTKSWSDKAKKLDIKDIRLCGNPEKDKVDNKIKKDVNQEIKNNKSVDVVCIATSDKGYTDTVKELRRQGKKVVGIGEKKAPKELRDACSEFFEIK; encoded by the coding sequence ATGGGAGACGATGCTGAATTATATTGGGAAATGGAACATAATCCTTATTTTTGGGATGAAGTAGAAAGCTGTAGCAGAAATAATTCATTCACTGAAAATAAGAGTAAGAAAAAGAAGAAAACCATTCAAACGAAAAGTAATAGTACGAGAAAAAAGGTGAATGCAGCGTTATTTATTGATGGAGAAAATATTAGTTCAAAAAAGGCAGAACAAATTCAGAAAATTGCAAATAAACAAGGAGTATTAGGAACAGAAAAAGTGTATGGATTGCAAAAAGATGAGTGTACAAAATCTTGGTCAGATAAGGCAAAAAAACTGGATATTAAAGATATTAGATTGTGTGGTAATCCAGAAAAAGATAAAGTTGATAATAAAATAAAAAAAGATGTAAACCAAGAAATAAAAAATAATAAATCGGTCGATGTGGTTTGCATTGCGACATCTGACAAAGGTTATACGGATACTGTTAAAGAATTAAGAAGACAAGGTAAGAAAGTTGTTGGAATTGGTGAAAAGAAAGCTCCAAAAGAATTAAGGGATGCTTGTAGTGAATTTTTTGAGATTAAGTAA
- a CDS encoding GNAT family N-acetyltransferase, with amino-acid sequence MGYVAKIVYDKDNRVTEENDAHGKIKEMRNRMRRIVAATEENKEEILKLYKIQLGREFCPWDDSYPGMKEIEFDLGRESLFVMIDGQEINADAGSKEDRIIAAISIDDDPQVERLDCWSHKLAPGAELSRLAVHPDFQNQKIARQMLVFGMEELARRGYKSVHFLVNKLNVKALRSYAVFGFDTVGECSLFGQPFLCYEKSL; translated from the coding sequence ATGGGCTATGTTGCAAAGATAGTCTATGATAAAGATAATCGTGTAACAGAAGAGAATGATGCACATGGGAAAATAAAGGAAATGAGAAACAGAATGAGAAGAATAGTAGCAGCTACAGAAGAAAATAAAGAAGAAATTTTAAAATTGTATAAGATACAGCTAGGCAGGGAGTTTTGTCCATGGGACGATTCTTATCCGGGAATGAAGGAGATTGAGTTTGATCTTGGTAGAGAATCTTTGTTTGTAATGATTGATGGGCAGGAGATTAATGCTGATGCCGGAAGCAAAGAGGACAGAATTATCGCTGCAATTTCAATTGATGATGATCCACAGGTGGAGAGGCTTGATTGCTGGAGCCATAAACTGGCACCCGGGGCTGAGCTTTCAAGACTTGCGGTTCATCCGGATTTTCAGAATCAGAAAATCGCCAGACAAATGCTGGTATTTGGGATGGAAGAACTCGCAAGGAGAGGATACAAAAGTGTGCATTTTTTAGTCAACAAGCTCAATGTGAAGGCTCTGCGCTCGTATGCAGTGTTTGGATTTGATACAGTGGGTGAATGCAGCCTGTTTGGGCAGCCGTTTTTGTGCTATGAAAAGAGTCTGTAA
- a CDS encoding helix-turn-helix domain-containing protein has protein sequence MSSLFEDLKEGLEEAIAYEKGYGAGRVKTYMILPVKEYSGKEIRDIRTKAGMTQSVFASYMGVSIKTVEAWEGGRTHPTGPVFRLLDILSKNEEMEYIVAK, from the coding sequence ATGAGTTCATTATTTGAGGATTTAAAAGAAGGACTCGAGGAAGCTATAGCTTATGAGAAAGGATATGGAGCGGGTAGAGTAAAAACATATATGATTTTGCCGGTCAAAGAGTATAGTGGAAAAGAAATACGTGATATTAGGACAAAGGCGGGGATGACTCAAAGTGTATTTGCTTCATATATGGGGGTTTCAATTAAAACAGTGGAAGCATGGGAAGGCGGTAGAACTCATCCAACAGGACCGGTGTTCAGGCTTTTAGATATTCTTTCTAAAAACGAAGAAATGGAATATATTGTTGCTAAATGA
- a CDS encoding MutS-related protein, with the protein MSQKKYSLLYPDTNAQYRTLSDVTMHDLGMDQICKKLSAKEREQNYIQNVMARLYADPAVTQYRCDIFEDVLQQKKMRDDLMEILERISFLREYGSFNREYDESACVWDLLHRLDELNDYIKCVDALHTCLAASDIHSAGFLGLKAYVEKIYADNGFAELKKDISELKMDTSQLKSITVGINLNDRFEADGIGLISVNSKYFTKSGILGNFYDHIASKDRINEDTIWKKNFKFQPFDVNADAVISTPMQKVMDTAVMRSESRGGIVKLPEGDQAKDVTRYTDRIVNHMISHMVKRVREVLNKYVSITITDMTDLIPELLYYIKWAEYIQKLQEQGFTFAKASVYKAGENESDPYMMQARGIYNLKLAVFETEESGNIVPNDMDFDRNRRVYILTGANRGGKTTITQAVGQLFVLAQGGIYIPGKAFTFSPVTGIYTHFPADEDKTLDLGRLGEECKRFKAIYEEADSRSLLLMNESFSTTSFEEGYYIAKDSVRAILHKGMRTIYNTHMHKLAFDVEEMNEEQQKAEHTDGKAFSMIVHMKGTERSYQIEVAPPEGKSYASEIAQKYGVTYEMLVK; encoded by the coding sequence ATGAGCCAGAAAAAATACAGTTTATTATACCCGGATACAAATGCACAATACCGGACCTTGAGTGATGTGACTATGCATGATCTGGGGATGGATCAAATCTGCAAAAAGCTGTCAGCAAAGGAGCGGGAGCAGAACTACATCCAAAACGTGATGGCGCGTTTGTATGCAGATCCGGCGGTGACACAGTACCGCTGCGATATTTTCGAGGATGTCCTTCAACAGAAAAAAATGCGTGATGACCTTATGGAAATACTCGAGCGCATCAGCTTTCTGAGGGAGTACGGTAGCTTTAACCGGGAATATGATGAGAGTGCCTGCGTTTGGGATCTGTTGCATCGGCTGGACGAGCTTAATGATTATATCAAGTGTGTGGATGCGCTTCATACATGTCTGGCAGCTTCGGACATTCATTCCGCAGGTTTTCTGGGTTTAAAAGCTTATGTGGAGAAAATCTATGCGGACAACGGATTTGCGGAACTGAAAAAAGATATCTCAGAACTGAAAATGGACACTTCACAGCTTAAGAGCATTACGGTAGGTATTAACTTGAATGACCGCTTTGAAGCGGACGGAATCGGTCTGATATCTGTAAACAGCAAATATTTTACCAAGTCCGGAATCCTAGGCAATTTTTATGACCATATTGCGTCAAAGGATCGGATCAATGAGGATACCATATGGAAAAAGAATTTCAAATTTCAGCCGTTTGATGTGAATGCAGACGCGGTGATTAGCACTCCTATGCAGAAGGTGATGGATACAGCTGTTATGCGGTCGGAAAGCCGGGGTGGCATTGTGAAGCTTCCCGAGGGAGATCAGGCAAAGGATGTGACTCGTTATACAGACCGAATCGTCAACCATATGATTTCCCATATGGTGAAAAGAGTCAGAGAAGTACTGAACAAATATGTTTCTATTACCATTACCGACATGACAGATTTGATTCCGGAGCTGCTCTACTATATCAAATGGGCGGAGTACATCCAAAAATTGCAGGAACAGGGCTTTACCTTTGCTAAAGCTTCTGTATATAAAGCGGGAGAAAATGAATCTGATCCGTATATGATGCAGGCACGTGGAATTTACAATTTAAAACTTGCTGTTTTTGAGACAGAGGAGTCCGGGAATATTGTACCGAATGATATGGATTTCGACCGGAATAGGAGAGTGTATATCTTAACAGGTGCCAACCGAGGTGGAAAGACGACAATTACACAGGCTGTTGGGCAGTTGTTTGTGTTGGCGCAGGGTGGCATATATATTCCGGGAAAAGCATTTACATTTTCCCCTGTTACAGGTATTTACACCCATTTCCCGGCAGATGAGGACAAGACATTGGATTTAGGAAGGCTTGGGGAAGAATGTAAGCGTTTTAAGGCAATCTATGAGGAGGCTGACAGCAGGAGTCTGCTTTTGATGAATGAATCATTTTCTACCACTTCGTTTGAAGAAGGATACTACATTGCCAAGGACAGTGTCAGGGCAATTTTACATAAGGGAATGAGGACCATTTATAATACACATATGCATAAGCTGGCATTTGATGTGGAGGAAATGAATGAAGAACAGCAGAAGGCAGAGCACACAGATGGAAAAGCGTTTTCCATGATCGTGCACATGAAGGGGACAGAGCGCTCCTATCAGATTGAAGTGGCGCCTCCGGAAGGGAAATCTTATGCAAGCGAGATTGCGCAGAAGTATGGGGTTACATATGAGATGCTGGTGAAATAA
- a CDS encoding Abi family protein has product MKKKLTIDEQIEDLKKKGVTFEIMSEEEAKKFLRYNNYYFKLKSYAKNYPINPKNGKYVNLEFAYLVELSKLDMYLRKIILGMCLDVEHILKTRMLYDLSRNEKEDGYNIVKKYFWAYPNTKIEILQKADSYNFTSDLAEKHSLDEEYSVWNLVELLSFGKFVELYTLYYQEYNLSNYSDYLQSIKFLRNAAAHSNCLMSSIMKPKGEKKFRKTIKLTNALSKAQKEISLHARSKYMSYPAFHDFVALLFVYNDLLKEAANRNMRDKTMDELYHFFCEKGGRVLKCKEYFEKNQVIAEAYRFISGVIQYIKGQNSNPKHKWYLKI; this is encoded by the coding sequence ATGAAAAAGAAACTTACAATAGATGAGCAAATCGAAGATCTCAAGAAAAAAGGAGTTACTTTTGAAATAATGAGTGAAGAGGAGGCAAAAAAATTTCTTCGCTACAATAATTATTATTTTAAATTGAAATCATATGCCAAAAATTATCCTATTAATCCGAAAAATGGTAAGTATGTAAATTTAGAATTTGCATATTTAGTGGAATTGTCGAAGCTGGATATGTATCTTCGAAAAATAATTTTGGGTATGTGTTTGGACGTAGAGCATATACTAAAAACAAGGATGTTATATGATCTTAGTCGAAATGAGAAAGAAGACGGATATAATATTGTCAAAAAATATTTTTGGGCGTATCCTAATACAAAGATAGAAATACTACAGAAAGCAGATTCATATAATTTTACATCTGATTTAGCAGAAAAGCATTCGCTGGATGAGGAATATTCAGTTTGGAATTTGGTTGAATTATTATCATTTGGAAAATTTGTGGAGTTATATACCTTATATTATCAAGAGTATAATTTATCAAACTACAGTGACTATTTACAATCTATTAAATTTTTAAGAAATGCGGCAGCTCATAGCAATTGTTTGATGAGTTCAATTATGAAACCAAAGGGAGAGAAAAAATTTCGAAAGACCATCAAGTTGACAAATGCATTATCTAAGGCTCAAAAGGAAATTAGTTTACATGCTCGTAGTAAATATATGTCTTATCCTGCATTTCATGATTTTGTGGCACTTCTATTTGTTTATAATGATCTTTTAAAGGAAGCGGCTAATCGTAATATGCGTGATAAAACAATGGATGAATTGTACCATTTTTTCTGTGAAAAAGGTGGAAGAGTTTTGAAGTGCAAAGAGTATTTTGAAAAAAATCAGGTTATTGCTGAAGCGTATAGATTCATTAGTGGGGTAATACAATATATTAAGGGGCAAAATAGTAATCCAAAACATAAATGGTATTTGAAAATTTAG
- a CDS encoding deoxyguanosinetriphosphate triphosphohydrolase, which produces MTIREQIEKREQEILSPFACLSINSRGRDYDEPQCDIRPVFQRDRDRILHSKAFRRLKNKTQVFLTPKGDHYRTRMSHTLEVSQNARTIAKALRLNEDLVEAIALGHDLGHTPFGHAGERILNEIYEGGFKHNEQSVRIVEKLEKDGAGLNLTWEVRDGMLNHQTSLMPHTLEGKIVRLSDKIAYINSDFDDAIRAQLLCEDDIPLEIRNTLGHSTKARLNHMVHNIITNSMGKDDICMSKESAQAMQDLRKFMFANLYNNPVAKSEEKKAKAMLKQLYFYYMEHIEELPQKYLVMLEQGDDKGRIICDYISGMTDQYATTKFHEYFVPVAWEIDGY; this is translated from the coding sequence ATGACTATTCGCGAGCAGATAGAAAAACGTGAGCAGGAAATACTTAGTCCGTTCGCATGCCTGAGCATAAACTCAAGAGGCAGGGACTATGATGAGCCGCAGTGCGATATCAGGCCTGTTTTTCAGCGGGACAGGGACCGGATACTGCATAGCAAGGCATTCAGGCGTCTGAAAAATAAGACACAGGTGTTTCTTACGCCAAAGGGCGACCATTACCGCACACGTATGTCGCATACGCTTGAGGTGTCGCAGAATGCCAGGACAATAGCCAAGGCACTGAGACTGAATGAGGATCTGGTGGAGGCTATAGCGCTGGGACACGACCTGGGGCATACACCGTTTGGACATGCGGGTGAGCGCATCCTCAATGAGATATACGAGGGGGGCTTTAAGCATAATGAGCAGAGTGTGCGCATAGTGGAGAAGCTCGAAAAGGACGGAGCAGGACTCAATCTGACATGGGAGGTCAGAGATGGTATGCTAAATCACCAGACCTCGCTCATGCCACACACATTAGAGGGCAAAATAGTCAGGCTTTCAGACAAGATAGCCTACATAAATTCAGACTTTGATGATGCAATCCGCGCACAGCTGCTGTGCGAGGATGATATACCGCTTGAGATAAGAAACACGCTTGGACACAGCACCAAGGCCAGGCTCAATCATATGGTGCACAATATCATCACAAACAGCATGGGAAAGGACGATATATGCATGTCAAAAGAGTCCGCGCAGGCAATGCAGGATTTGCGTAAATTCATGTTCGCAAACCTCTACAACAATCCAGTCGCAAAAAGCGAGGAGAAAAAGGCCAAGGCGATGCTCAAGCAGCTTTATTTCTATTATATGGAGCATATAGAGGAGCTGCCGCAGAAGTATCTCGTCATGCTAGAGCAGGGGGATGACAAGGGGCGTATCATATGCGACTATATATCAGGCATGACAGACCAGTATGCCACCACGAAGTTCCACGAGTATTTCGTACCGGTAGCCTGGGAAATAGATGGATATTGA
- a CDS encoding threonine aldolase family protein codes for MIRFNNDYNRGAFDCILKALADTNTTSYPGYGEDEWCDKAEQIIKGLIGRDDSMIKFIPGATQANYVVVAAALSPVQSVIAADTGHINCHEAASIENTGHKILALPNTDGKISAAQIEACAAEYYDNAKPEYLTEPKMVYISFPTEQGTLYTKRELCDISAVCKKYGMYLFVDGARMGYGLGSDKNDLTLCDFAMLSDVFYIGGTKCGALFGEALVINAEDIKYRFKAYMKQNGAVLAKGWLMGLQFATMLENGDYFEKTKRADELAMQIKEAFEQKKVPFWVESFTNQQFVILSDEQKKTLAEKYYFEEMEREKEGTVVRFCTSWATKQEEVDALVLDISKLV; via the coding sequence ATGATTAGATTTAATAACGATTATAACCGCGGTGCATTTGATTGCATTTTGAAGGCACTGGCGGATACAAATACAACCAGCTATCCGGGATATGGTGAGGATGAGTGGTGCGATAAGGCTGAGCAGATTATTAAGGGGCTTATTGGCAGAGATGATTCCATGATTAAATTTATTCCGGGTGCGACACAGGCCAATTATGTTGTGGTTGCGGCGGCGCTTTCACCGGTGCAGAGCGTGATTGCAGCGGATACGGGACATATCAATTGCCACGAGGCCGCTTCTATTGAGAATACAGGTCATAAGATTCTTGCACTTCCTAACACGGATGGTAAAATCAGTGCTGCGCAGATTGAGGCGTGTGCCGCAGAGTATTATGACAATGCAAAGCCTGAGTATCTGACAGAGCCAAAGATGGTTTATATTTCATTTCCTACTGAGCAGGGTACTCTTTACACGAAAAGAGAGCTTTGCGATATCAGTGCTGTCTGCAAGAAATACGGCATGTACCTGTTTGTTGATGGTGCGAGAATGGGCTATGGACTGGGCTCAGATAAAAATGACCTTACACTTTGTGATTTTGCCATGCTTTCGGATGTTTTTTATATCGGTGGCACAAAGTGTGGTGCGCTCTTTGGCGAAGCGCTGGTTATAAATGCTGAGGATATCAAGTATCGTTTTAAGGCTTATATGAAGCAAAACGGTGCAGTGCTTGCAAAGGGCTGGCTGATGGGCTTGCAGTTTGCCACTATGCTTGAGAATGGCGATTATTTTGAAAAGACAAAGCGTGCTGATGAGCTTGCCATGCAGATTAAAGAGGCATTTGAACAGAAGAAGGTACCGTTTTGGGTTGAGAGCTTTACAAATCAGCAGTTTGTGATTTTATCGGATGAGCAGAAGAAGACACTTGCCGAGAAGTACTATTTTGAAGAGATGGAAAGAGAAAAAGAGGGCACTGTAGTGCGATTCTGCACCAGCTGGGCCACAAAACAGGAGGAGGTTGATGCACTGGTTTTAGATATATCAAAGCTGGTGTAG
- a CDS encoding PadR family transcriptional regulator — MNCDEIVSGLILEFRRGTLIMVVLAQLNKPMYGYSLVKELEGKGISIEGNTLYPLLRRLESQGLLKSEWETEATKPRKYYIITEDGKLVYKKIKEHWKKFSQSINVLMEEE, encoded by the coding sequence ATGAATTGTGATGAAATTGTTTCAGGATTAATTTTAGAATTCAGACGGGGCACACTCATCATGGTAGTGTTAGCACAACTAAATAAACCAATGTATGGATATTCATTGGTAAAGGAATTAGAAGGAAAAGGTATTTCAATAGAAGGCAATACATTATATCCTCTGTTGAGAAGACTAGAGAGTCAAGGTCTGCTAAAAAGTGAATGGGAAACTGAGGCAACGAAGCCAAGAAAATATTATATTATCACAGAAGATGGGAAGCTGGTTTATAAAAAAATTAAAGAACACTGGAAAAAATTTTCACAGTCAATCAATGTTTTAATGGAGGAAGAATAA